The genomic stretch GTCGCTATGGGTACAAATTCTAGAAAAAGCGTACGCGGCCGCCGGTTATCATGGCAGGACAGCAGAGCGTCTCCCGCTTAGGGCAAACACTTTCGAGCAAATCGCAAGCGGTCAATCTGGGTTTGCCTTTGAGCATCTCACCGGGACTGAAGCCCAATATGGGCGTGTCGAGACCTACGATCAGATGGTGAGCAGCGGAGATTGGCTGTTTGATCGGGGACTGAAAGCGTTGTTGACGCCGGATCAACAGATGGAGATCTTTATGAACCCCGACATCAAGGATGGACTCCAGAAGATGCATGAAGAGAATAAACATGTTTATCAAGAGGAAGTGAAAGCCTTACTGGAACAAAAGGGCGTCTCGGCACCGTTGATTGCGATCATGCTCACCTATCTTGCGCAAAATAAAATGTATTCTGGCAAGCGAGGTACGGGCAAGTACACCGCGACACAGCTCGGGGTATTTAACACGATTAAGACAGCGCTAGATGCAGGAAGAGCGATCACGATCGATACGCAAGAGAAGATCGCCTCGCCTTCGAAAAAAACGATCTTTGGTTTTGGGCACAGCGGTGGCGAGGAGATGGCGAAAGGATTGGTCGGCAACCATGCGTACTCCGTCCTTGCCTACAAGGAAGAAAGTGGAGTGAAGTACGTGCGGTTGCGCAATCCTTGGGGACACTACGGACGGGCGTACAGCAAGAAGTTCTTCTCCGGTAAGATTCAGGCATCGGAAGCAGACAGTGGAGAGTTTTGGCTCGAGTTGTCCGATGTGACGAAACGTTTCTCCCGCGTGCATCATGTGGTTTGATTGGTTGCCGCTGTGTGAACTCATCAAGGGTGAGAGCCGCGTTGACATTTGCGAGCCCACTGCCAAAGTCATAAGTTTGAAAATACGCATGAACAGGAAAAGCGCATGGCCAAAAGAAGGCTCATCGCGCTTTTTTTGTGGGTGCGTAGGGTGCCAGAATCGGGGGGAGGTTTGGGGTAACACCAGTTCCGTGCCGAGTTGAGGTCAGGGTTTTCACGCTCCAAAATCAGGGAAGCTCCCGACTTACAGCGTTTGGATGTGGGCATACAATAAAAGTAGAAATCAAGTTACCACGGATGAGGAGGAACTTCTGATGTTTAAAAAAATCCTTGTCGCCCTCGATGGCTCCCAAGCTTCAGACAAAGCGCTCGCATGGGCAATCGAAACGCACGATGCGCTGCCGGAAGTAGAAATTACCTTCCTGTACGCTCACCAACCGGTAACCACTTCGATCGTTGCCGCCTACGCCCCGGTTGGCTATCAATTCGACTACGATCTCAAGCAGGACTCGGGTGAGGGTGCAGAAGATACCCCTTCGGCCCGCGCGGTCGACCGATTCTCACAAGAAGATCGTGTCAGACACCTGACCAAGACGGGCATTCCTGCTGAGGTCATCCTCAAGGAAGCGGAAGCGGGTGGCTACGACCTCCTCGCCCTTGGCGCAGAAGGACATGGCGTGGTCGAATCGGTTCTGCTCGGCAGCGTCTCGGCGAAAGTTCTCCACTATGCAAAACTTCCGGTGCTGATCGTTCGATAGATGTAACAGGAGCACCTGACTAAGCGTATCCCTGTCAAGCGGACAGGAAGTAAACAAAGTACCCGATGCGACCCTAGCTCGATCTTCAAACGAGCTAGGGTCGTTTCATTTTCGTTAATTTCGATCCTGTTTTGCGCTTGGGAAGTGGTTCTTGTCAGCGAAAAAGGGGCAGGAATTTTCAGTCTCATCTTGAATTACCAATCTTAGGAACGAATGCGTTCTGGATGGGTATAGACATTTAAGGAGCGGTTGCGAATAAATCCGACCACGGTGATCCCAAGCTCTTCGGCAAGGTCGAGTGCAAGTTCGGTAGGGGCCGATTTGGAGAGCACGATTTCGCAACCGATTTTGGCTGCTTTCAGGAGCACTTCGGAAGAGACTCGGCCTGAGAAGACGATCACTTTGTCGTCGAGCGCGATCTCGTGTTGCAGGCAGTAGCCATAGATTTTATCGAGTGCGTTGTGCCGGCCGATGTCCATGCGGGCGAGGATGATGCCCGACGCATCGCAGAGCGCCGCATTGTGCACGCCGCCCGTTTCGCGGAAGATGTCAGCTCCGCCCTGCATTTTTTTCATCAGGGCGAAACAGTCCTGATAGGTCAGCGTGACGCGTCTAGCGGTGATCTTTTTAGCCGTTTTGGCATCATTGTAAAAATAGAAGCTTTGGCGGCTCTTTCCGCAACAAGAGGTGAGGTAGCGCTTCGAGTGCAAGTTTTTTGAAAGCGCATTCACGCGGTTTGTTTCCACATGGACCAACCCGCGCGTTTCCTCGACGAGCAGACTTTTGATGTCACCGAAGCTGGTGATCACACCTTCAGAGGCCAAAAAGCCCACCGTGAGCTGTTCCAGATGCTCCGGTGTGCAGACCAATGTGGCAAACTCTTCCTCATTTAGAAAGATCGTCAGCGGATATTCGGTCACCACTTGGTCTTCACGGTGTTCGACAACACCGTCCGCGTAGGTGAGCACGGGACGTTTGATCACGATGTTGCGCAAGTTTACACACCTCCTGCGTACCATTATATCCGCAGCATATCCTCATGCAAATGCTGGCAATACTGGAATTGTTAAAGAACGACCGGACAGGCGGTGCTACTGATGAGCGATCAGCAATTTTCGATACGAATCAACGATCAAGAATTTATTTGCAAACAAGGCGATACGGTACTGCAAGTGGCAGAGTCGCATGACTTTTACATGCCGCATATCTGTTACCACAACAACCTCGGCCCGATCCAAAGCTGTGACACCTGTATGGTGGAGATCGACGGGGAATTGAAACGCGCCTGCTCGACTGCGGTTGAGCCAGGCATGACGGTCAATTCCAACTCCGACCTTGCGAAAGCGGCACAGTTGGAAGCGATGCAGCGGATTTTGAAAAACCACGAGTTGTATTGCACCGTCTGTGACAATAACAACGGCAACTGTACGGTGCATAACACGGCCGAGTATCTGCAAGTCGAGCACAACAAATATGAGTTCACACCGAAACCGTATCCACCGGACAACTCGCACCCGTTCTATCGCTATGAGCCAGATCAGTGCATCCTGTGTGCACGCTGTGTGGAGGCGTGTCAAGATTTGCAAGTCAATGAAACGCTGACCATCGATTGGAGCATGGAGCAACCCCGCGTGCTGTGGGATGGTGGCCGTCCGATCGATGAAAGCTCCTGCGTCTCCTGCGGACATTGTGTGACCGTCTGCCCGTGCAATGCGCTGATGGAAAAATCGATGCTCGGCGAAGCGGGCTATCTGACGGGCATTCCGAATGATTTGCTCCTGCCGATGATCGATCTGACCAAAGCGGTGGAGCCAGGCTATCAGGAAATTTTTGCGATCTCCGAGATCGAATCGGCGATGCGCGACACGCGAATCAAGCGCACAAAGACAGTTTGCACCTACTGCGGGGTCGGTTGCGCGTTTGAAGTGTGGACGAAGGACCGCAAAATCCTCAAGATCGAACCACAGGCCGAGGCGCCGGTCAATGGCATTTCGACCTGCGTGAAAGGCAAGTTTGGCTGGGACTTCATCAACAGTGAAGAGCGGTTGACCACCCCGCTGATCCGCCAAGGGGACAAGTTTGTCGAAGCGACATGGGAGGAAGCACTCGACCTGATCGCAGAAAAATTATCGGCGATCAAAAATCTACACGGTCCGGATTCGATTGGATATATCGCTTCCTCGAAATGTTCAAACGAAGAGAATTTCATCTTTCAAAAGTTTGCCCGAGCGATCATGGGCACGAACAACGTGGACAACTGCTCGCGCTACTGCCAGTCACCTGCGACGGCAGGACTGATGCGCACCGTCGGCATCGGTGGCGATTCCGGGACGATCAGAGACCTCGCTGCCGCCGATCTCGTCGTGGTGATCGGGGCCAATCCTGCCGAATCGCATCCGGTGTTGGCGACGCGGATCAAGCGGGCGCAAAAGCTGCGCGGGCAAAAACTGCTCGTGCTCGATCTGCGCAAACACGAACTTGGCGAGCGTGCCGATTTGTTCCTCCGCCCAAATCCGGGTACCGACCTGATCTGGCTGTCGGCGGTGACGAAATACATCCTCGACCAAGGGTTGGAAGACCGCGCGTTTTTGAACGAGCGTGTTCATGGCTTAGAAGAGTACAGAGCATCGCTCGCACCGTATACGCTTGACTATGCCAGCGAGAAAACGGGCCTGACTTCTGAGCAGTTGATCGAGATTGCTACGATGGTTCAGGAAGCGAAATCGGTCTGCATCGCGTGGGCGATGGGCGTCACTCAGCACTTAGGCGGCACCGACACGTCTACGGCGATCTCCAACCTGCTATTGATCACAGGCAACTATGGTCGAGAAGGCACAGGTGCCTATCCGCTGCGCGGACATAACAATGTGCAAGGCGCCTGCGATTTTGGCACGATGCCCGCGTGGTTCCCTGGGTATGAAGCGGTGGAAAACGATGCGGTTCGGGCCAAATATGAACAGGCATGGAAGGTCAAGCTGTCTGTGGAACCGGGGCTGAACAACCATCAGATGATCGAAACGATCCATTCTGGCAAGCTGAAAGCGATGTACCTGTTCGGGGAAGACATGGGGCTGGTCGATTCAAACTCCAACCATGTCGATTCGGCGTTTGAGCAGATGGAGTTCTTTGTCGTGCAGGACATCTTCTTCACGCGCACAGCACAATTTGCCGATGTGGTATTGCCGGCCGCACCAAGCTTGGAAAAAGAAGGGACGTTCACCAACACGGAGCGCCGTATCCAGCGTTTTTACAAAGCGCTCGACCCGCTCGGTGATGCCAAACCGGACTGGGAGATCATTCAGTTGGTCGCCAACCGACTCGGCGCGAACTGGAAGTACCAAAGCCCGTCCGACA from Tumebacillus algifaecis encodes the following:
- the fdhD gene encoding formate dehydrogenase accessory sulfurtransferase FdhD; this encodes MRNIVIKRPVLTYADGVVEHREDQVVTEYPLTIFLNEEEFATLVCTPEHLEQLTVGFLASEGVITSFGDIKSLLVEETRGLVHVETNRVNALSKNLHSKRYLTSCCGKSRQSFYFYNDAKTAKKITARRVTLTYQDCFALMKKMQGGADIFRETGGVHNAALCDASGIILARMDIGRHNALDKIYGYCLQHEIALDDKVIVFSGRVSSEVLLKAAKIGCEIVLSKSAPTELALDLAEELGITVVGFIRNRSLNVYTHPERIRS
- the fdhF gene encoding formate dehydrogenase subunit alpha → MSDQQFSIRINDQEFICKQGDTVLQVAESHDFYMPHICYHNNLGPIQSCDTCMVEIDGELKRACSTAVEPGMTVNSNSDLAKAAQLEAMQRILKNHELYCTVCDNNNGNCTVHNTAEYLQVEHNKYEFTPKPYPPDNSHPFYRYEPDQCILCARCVEACQDLQVNETLTIDWSMEQPRVLWDGGRPIDESSCVSCGHCVTVCPCNALMEKSMLGEAGYLTGIPNDLLLPMIDLTKAVEPGYQEIFAISEIESAMRDTRIKRTKTVCTYCGVGCAFEVWTKDRKILKIEPQAEAPVNGISTCVKGKFGWDFINSEERLTTPLIRQGDKFVEATWEEALDLIAEKLSAIKNLHGPDSIGYIASSKCSNEENFIFQKFARAIMGTNNVDNCSRYCQSPATAGLMRTVGIGGDSGTIRDLAAADLVVVIGANPAESHPVLATRIKRAQKLRGQKLLVLDLRKHELGERADLFLRPNPGTDLIWLSAVTKYILDQGLEDRAFLNERVHGLEEYRASLAPYTLDYASEKTGLTSEQLIEIATMVQEAKSVCIAWAMGVTQHLGGTDTSTAISNLLLITGNYGREGTGAYPLRGHNNVQGACDFGTMPAWFPGYEAVENDAVRAKYEQAWKVKLSVEPGLNNHQMIETIHSGKLKAMYLFGEDMGLVDSNSNHVDSAFEQMEFFVVQDIFFTRTAQFADVVLPAAPSLEKEGTFTNTERRIQRFYKALDPLGDAKPDWEIIQLVANRLGANWKYQSPSDIMEEAASLAPIFAGVSYDRLEHWNSQVWPVKADGSDTPLLFTEKFEFPDGKARLFPVEWTPPFDPGEEYDLHLNNGRLLEHFHEGNMTYKSEGLSHKVPREWLEISPELAEERGIRSGALVRLTSPYGSVKVQVEVTDRVRGRELYITMNSRGEGAVNKLTSSYHDKVTHTPNYKEMSVKMEVLEQSGERPLPKWNHRFGNRQPQLGVRIEEKWQRDDYIPISEEITGGGHRG
- a CDS encoding universal stress protein, whose amino-acid sequence is MFKKILVALDGSQASDKALAWAIETHDALPEVEITFLYAHQPVTTSIVAAYAPVGYQFDYDLKQDSGEGAEDTPSARAVDRFSQEDRVRHLTKTGIPAEVILKEAEAGGYDLLALGAEGHGVVESVLLGSVSAKVLHYAKLPVLIVR